Proteins found in one Emys orbicularis isolate rEmyOrb1 chromosome 23, rEmyOrb1.hap1, whole genome shotgun sequence genomic segment:
- the PNRC2 gene encoding proline-rich nuclear receptor coactivator 2: MGGGERFSIPVPQSRNITKKNKQLNNRQKSKDQNSQMKMTYMKKERGHGCSSSSIAWQAMQNGGKNTVHFPNNQNWSPTLSSPNSLFTSQTNQNYAGAKFSEPPSPSVLPKPPSHWVPVSFNPSDKEIMTFQLKTLLKVQA; the protein is encoded by the coding sequence ATGGGTGGTGGAGAAAGGTTCAGCATTCCAGTTCCCCAGTCTAGAAATATTACCAAGAAGAACAAACAACTTAATAACAGGCAAAAGAGCAAAGATCAGAATTCTCAAATGAAGATGACCTATATGAAGAAAGAAAGAGGACATGGATGTAGCTCATCATCTATTGCATGGCAGGCCATGCAAAATGGGGGCAAGAACACTGTGCACTTCCCAAATAATCAGAATTGGAGTCCTACTTTATCAAGTCCCAACTCACTTTTCACATCTCAAACCAATCAGAACTATGCTGGAGCAAAATTTAGCGAGCCACCTTCACCAAGTGTTCTTCCTAAGCCACCAAGCCACTGGGTACCTGTTTCCTTTAATCCTTCTGATAAAGAAATAATGACCTTTCAACTTAAAACCTTACTTAAAGTCCAGGCTTGA